CCGCCGCCGGCGCCCCCTCCGCCTCCACGATGATGTTCCCGTAGGGCTGGCCCTGGATGTAGTCGACGTGGCCCTGGACGATGTTGAGCAGCACGTCGAACCGGCGCACCGCCTGCGCGATGACCGGGGTGGTGGCCGACGGGCCGGTGAAGATGATGCGGACGATGGGGCTCGTGCCGGCGGGCGCGCCCGCGGCCAGGCGCGCGCGGAGCCAGGGCGGCAGCTCGCGGTCGACCACGTCGCGCACGAGGCCCCGCGTCACCTCGCTGCGCGGCGCGGTGAACACCTGGAACACCGGACCCTGCTCCACCACCTCGCCGCGGTCGAGCACCGCCACCCGCTCGCACACCGCCTGGATGACCTGCATCTCGTGGGTGATGAGGACCACGGTCAGCCCGAGCTTCTGCTGGATGTCCTTGAGGAGCGCCAGGATCGACTGCGTCGTCTCCGGGTCCAGGGCGCTCGTCGCCTCGTCGCAGAGGAGCACCTCCGGCCGCGAGGCGAGCGCGCGCGCGATCCCGACCCGCTGCTTCTGGCCGCCCGACAGCTCGGCCGGGTAGCGGCCGGCCAGGGCGGAGAGGCCCACCAGCTCGACCAGCGGCGCCGCCTCCCTGCGGCTCTCCTCGCGCGAGCGGCCGGCGAGCTCGAGCGGCAGGGCCACGTTGCCGAGCACCGTCCGGGAGGAGAGCAGGTTGAAGTGCTGGAAGATCATCCCGATGTCGCGGCGCGCCTCGCGCAGCCCGGCGCCGTCGAGCGCGGTCATGTCGCGGCCCGCCACCCGCACTCGCCCCGAGGTGGGCCGCTCGAGCAGGTTCACGCAGCGCACGAGCGTGCTCTTGCCGGCGCCGCTGCGGCCGATGACGCCGAAGATCTCGCCCCGCGCGACCTGGAGCGAGACGCCCCGCAGCACGGGCACCTCCTCGCCGTCGCGGCGGAACACCTTGGTGAGCCCGTCGACCTCGATCATCGCCACGCCCCTCTACCCGACGTCGCCGCGCCCCGCCAGCGCCGACCGCGGCCGCGCCGCCCCGCGCCGCGCCGCGCCGCGCCGCGGCATGTCCGCTATCACGGATGGGGCTGCGGGACCAGCGTTCCCTTGCGCGGGCCCACCCCGCGTGCTTTGCATCCAGGCATCCCTCGCCGCGGAGGCGTCATGCAGTATCGCAAGCTCGGCCGGAGCGACCTGGCGGTGTCGGAGATCGCGCTCGGCTCGTGGCTCACCTACGGCGGCGGCGTGCCCCGGGAGCGCGCCGAGGCGTGCGTGCGGCGCGCGTTCGACGAGGGCATCAACTTCTTCGACACCGCCAACGTCTACGCGCTCGGCGCGGCGGAGTCCTTCCTGGGCGCGGC
The DNA window shown above is from Anaeromyxobacter diazotrophicus and carries:
- a CDS encoding methionine ABC transporter ATP-binding protein, coding for MIEVDGLTKVFRRDGEEVPVLRGVSLQVARGEIFGVIGRSGAGKSTLVRCVNLLERPTSGRVRVAGRDMTALDGAGLREARRDIGMIFQHFNLLSSRTVLGNVALPLELAGRSREESRREAAPLVELVGLSALAGRYPAELSGGQKQRVGIARALASRPEVLLCDEATSALDPETTQSILALLKDIQQKLGLTVVLITHEMQVIQAVCERVAVLDRGEVVEQGPVFQVFTAPRSEVTRGLVRDVVDRELPPWLRARLAAGAPAGTSPIVRIIFTGPSATTPVIAQAVRRFDVLLNIVQGHVDYIQGQPYGNIIVEAEGAPAAVEAALAWIRGQDLQAEILGHVARDG